DNA sequence from the Thermoleophilia bacterium genome:
CCGCTGTCGCCTCCTCCACGATGGTCCGCCCGGCCTGACGCCCACGCACCACGCGCGTGGTGACCGTGGCGCCGTACTCCTCGGCGATTGCTTTCGCGTGTGCGAGCAGCAACTCGGCCGCGCGGTCCTCCCGGGGCATCGGTGCGTCGAGCGGGAGATCCATGGGCACCTCAACGACCGTGATGGCCTGGATGCGCACGTCTTGGTCGGCGGCCAACTTGCCCGCCGTCGCGATCATCTCCTCCGACGACTCGGTGGCGACCACCGGCACGAGGATGTTGGTGTACGCGATATCGACCTCGACCGTGAGCGACTCGCGTTCGAGAGTGACGGTCTCGCGCCACGGCACGCCGATGTGCCGTCGGTAGAGGATGTACATGGTGAGGCCTACGGCCATCCAGACGATGCCCACCCAACGGGCGTCCGGACGCAGCACCAGCACGGCGACGAACGCTCCCCCGGTGCCGATCAGACCGAAGATCGCGAACAGCGGGATGCTGCGTCCGCGGAATGGGATGTTCGGACGGCCCACGTACGGTCGTCGGGTCTCCGGTTGCTTCCATCTCAACCAAATGATGGCGATGTGCGCAACGCTGAACGAGAGCATCGCGGCGAAGGCGTAGAGGTTGGAGAGGAAGTCCGCCTTGCCCGGGATCATCACGACCGCCGCGATCGCACAGAAGATGACGATCGCCGTCGCGGGTGTGTTGAATCGCGGATGGAGCCGCTGCATGGCACGCGGCAACTGGCGATGCATCCCCATCGAGTAAGTGAGGCGGGACACCCCGATGACCCCGGCGTTGGTGGCGATGATCAGGATCGTGGCCGCCAAGATCCCCACGAACCCGCGTAACAGTTCGAGCGGCGCTCCGGAGATCCCGAACTGATCCACGATTCCGAGGATCGGATCCCCGGCGTAGGTTGTGCCGAGTTCGGTCTGGTACGAGCCGTCGGGCATGAGCTTCACCGGCAGGGCCGAGAGCGCCACCGCTGGGATGAGCGCGTACATGACCAGCACCGTGAGGACGGTGGCGCGGATCGACGCGGGGATCGTCTCCTCCGGCACCTTCGCTTCCTCGGCCATGTTCGACACGGTCTCGATGCCGGTGTAGGCGATCATCGCGAGCGTGACTCCGATGATCACGTTGCTCCACGTTGGCGCGATGCCCCACACGATGTTGTCCCACAGGGTGGTGGGGGAGAACAAGACGAAGAAGCCGACGATTACGAGCAGGA
Encoded proteins:
- a CDS encoding universal stress protein, with amino-acid sequence MRRRRQERLARVVGVPGLWATAYGNIGSSIYYALGLVAAYALGLTPLVFIIAGLIFAATAITYTEGTAAFPEAGGSSSFARRAFNEGTAFGAAWAQMLNYIITIAISAFFVPHYLGVFWPPLRENPWDIIVGIGVVALIAVLNTVGIKEAAKLNIGLALLDLGTQILLVIVGFFVLFSPTTLWDNIVWGIAPTWSNVIIGVTLAMIAYTGIETVSNMAEEAKVPEETIPASIRATVLTVLVMYALIPAVALSALPVKLMPDGSYQTELGTTYAGDPILGIVDQFGISGAPLELLRGFVGILAATILIIATNAGVIGVSRLTYSMGMHRQLPRAMQRLHPRFNTPATAIVIFCAIAAVVMIPGKADFLSNLYAFAAMLSFSVAHIAIIWLRWKQPETRRPYVGRPNIPFRGRSIPLFAIFGLIGTGGAFVAVLVLRPDARWVGIVWMAVGLTMYILYRRHIGVPWRETVTLERESLTVEVDIAYTNILVPVVATESSEEMIATAGKLAADQDVRIQAITVVEVPMDLPLDAPMPREDRAAELLLAHAKAIAEEYGATVTTRVVRGRQAGRTIVEEATAVGAEVVMMGVARKRRLGEHIFGRTVDYVVKHADCRVVISSDRGITRGTSRTTLPAAATSALGVSDRARRNPPDA